In Tenebrio molitor chromosome 6, icTenMoli1.1, whole genome shotgun sequence, one genomic interval encodes:
- the mesh gene encoding protein mesh isoform X1 produces the protein MPKTKMWIKCVLVISFLSVQTFTQEINTDAEIITSLLPQRVDPADENPINPERPSETPQDEREEPIPQNNVTELKQDDVEIFKPVEVVLRKAPNGKYTYDYTDTYDPMTSEYAPQENSQRGGSGTPYVITEARLKEIRQYFMYPYYDKGGNADNEGDYQKAIQTSTPQVHKNLNFQLPFFGFRFNYTRVSLNGYLEFSDPPQNYETYPLVFPVKEWPKKNDPSFIGIFYSKCRIGNIRVEDVDQRKPGVYFRLERDLRERIDRMGVEIRERLKWDIREGVIGAEAFNPKHAIIITWKNVSFAGGFANALYRTNTFQMVLATDEVYTYAMYNYLNLDWTSHTEAGGDTINGEGGIPAFVGFNAGNGTRSYEYVPYSQNSVIRDLTGTGYGNEKKGRHYFRIDENILLGSCNKDIDGANLELVYAPESGNMLGGTIVNITGPCFKPTDKIICKFDTADEVEGVVVGRNRAICVQPRLLVEGYVVLEIAIGSGTYKWKGKYYVETPATASQKIFFDDMSYNEKAPKEVGITWEKQNLTSNENANIRISLWGYRETTIRPEFLYITDLASNVQNTGSYKIIPSNYRNRNNEFLDDIQFGFIQINLTESIPVQNNNGQTEIKVTPLVWSRPIPLGWYFGPQWQRKYGDNWPKDLCDKWLKDDRYLKNYANELPQCPCTLKQALADKGKFMPDFDCDKDANPKCYFHRQAVHCVKTGSPTLQGAEQQCCYDKNNYLMLSYDQKWGSYPRRSHNLGHFPWYESTKVPTLSQWYNDMIPRFVCCLWQEETAVGCETLRFERRPTQDCVAYQPPAIAGVYGDPHIITFDNLKYTFNGKGEFVLVRTESIRNRLEVQGRFEQMPLNAYGEVRATQLTSVVARGNSTTVIEVRQRPKEARWRYHLDVLANGKRVYFDRPSLKFQHFPGVTVYTPTYIFNQSEVVVMFDSGAGLEVVENSGYLTARVYLPWSFINQTRGLFGNWSFDVLDDFTLPDGTKTGITTNINDMERIYTDFGMKWILDDVGDVQKGRALFYREHGQSASTFNNKTFKPEFRMVLEDLIPDNRSEYRNKAYDLCTATNYECLYDYAMTYSRDVAHFTSNYKASITTLKEINQENIVSCGVLETPRFGRKDTFLFVPGTKVTFECSQDFILVGDQRRECMGDGQWNIPEYGYTECLRQQEYSSRMAAITGGIVLAVLIPIILIIGFVAFTLFKRFSSDKNSWQYNAAPSGPTARSKLSARPISPSMSDDAFSLRSPAPSDRSSLSSTSKKRRSYDKVYRTHEPLEGLPETEFEEKAWDPNELEYEPDNKPSPSPSSVVYSEPFNSKPDLVKFQSNPNLSSPKRFTYNSDDYTVPMKKDRMSSQSSIITDV, from the exons ATGCCGAAGACGAAAATGTGGATTAAGTGTGTGCTAGTGATCTCATTCTTAAGTGTTCAGACTTTTACCCAAGAAATTAATACAGATGCCGAAATTATAACATCGCTTCTTCCTCAACGTGTTGATCCAGCTGACGAAAATCCCATCAACCCCGAAAGACCGTCAGAAACGCCCCAAGATGAGAGAG AAGAACCAATACCCCAAAATAATGTCACGGAACTAAAACAGGATGATGTAGAAATATTTAAACCAGTGGAAGTAGTTTTGCGTAAAGCTCCTAATGGAAAATATACATATGACTATACTGATACTTATG ATCCCATGACATCGGAGTATGCCCCGCAAGAAAACAGCCAAAGAGGCGGAAGCGGGACACCCTACGTAATCACAGAAGCTCGTCTGAAAGAAATCAGACAATATTTCATGTACCCTTACTATGACAAAGGAGGCAACGCAGACAACGAAGGCGACTACCAAAAAGCCATCCAAACCTCGACTCCCCAAGTCCACAAAAATCTAAATTTCCAACTACCCTTCTTCGGATTCAGATTCAACTACACCAGAGTTTCGCTGAACGGTTATTTGGAATTCAGCGACCCTCCGCAGAACTACGAAACCTACCCGCTCGTGTTCCCAGTGAAAGAATGGCCCAAAAAGAACGACCCTTCTTTCATCGGAATTTTCTACAGCAAGTGCAGAATCGGTAATATAAGAGTGGAGGATGTAGATCAACGCAAGCCGGGAGTCTATTTCCGCTTGGAGAGAGATCTTAGGGAAAGAATCGACCGAATGGGAGTCGAAATCAGGGAACGGCTCAAATGGGACATTCGAGAAGGCGTCATCGGTGCAGAGGCTTTCAATCCAAAACACGCCATCATCATCACctggaaaaatgtttctttcgCTGGAGGTTTCGCGAATGCGCTCTATAGG ACAAACACTTTCCAAATGGTGCTGGCCACTGATGAAGTTTACACTTACGCCATGTACAACTATTTGAATCTTGACTGGACCAGTCATACTGAAGCTGGTGGCGACACAATCAATGGAGAAGGTGGTATTCCGGCTTTCGTCGGATTTAATGCCGGAAATGGGACCAGATCATACGAATATGTGCCATACAGTCAAAATTCGGTCATTCGAGATCTCACCGGAACAGGTTACGGAAATGAAAAGAAAGGTCGTCATTACTTCCGTAtcgatgaaaatattttgcttgGCAGTTGCAACAAAGATATAG ACGGTGCAAATCTGGAACTGGTGTATGCTCCTGAGAGCGGAAACATGTTGGGAGGAACTATAGTTAACATCACTGGTCCTTGCTTCAAACCGACGGACAAGATCATTTGCAAGTTTGACACAGCTGACGAGGTCGAAGGTGTCGTAGTTGGCAGGAACAGAGCCATCTGCGTCCAGCCAAGACTTCTCGTTGAAGGATACGTCGTCCTCGAGATAGCAATTGGTTCCGGAACCTACAAGTGGAAAGGAAAATACTACGTCG AAACTCCTGCAACCGCCTCCCAGAAAATCTTCTTCGACGACATGTCCTACAACGAGAAAGCTCCAAAAGAAGTTGGGATTACTTGGGAAAAGCAGAATTTGACCTCAAACGAAAACGCCAACATCCGCATATCGCTTTGGGGCTACAGAGAAACCACAATCCGACCGGAATTCTTGTACATTACGGACTTGGCATCTAACGTGCAGAACACAGGGTCGTACAAAATTATTCCGTCCAACTACAGAAATAGAAACAACGAGTTTTTGGACGACATACAGTTTGGAttcattcaaattaatttgaccgAGTCTATACCGGTTCAAAACAATAATGGACAAACTGAGATTAAAGTTACACCGCTGGTTTGGAGTAGACCGATTCCTTTGGGATGGTACTTTGGACCGCAGTGGCAGCGGAAGTATGGTGATAATTGGCCTAAAGATCTTTGCGACAAGTGGCTCAAAGACGACAGATATTTGAAAAACTACGCCAACGAACTTCCTCAATGCCCCTGCACGCTCAAGCAAGCCTTGGCCGACAAAGGCAAATTCATGCCGGATTTCGACTGCGACAAAGACGCCAACCCAAAATGTTACTTCCATCGACAAGCCGTACATTGCGTCAAGACCGGATCCCCAAC GTTGCAAGGAGCTGAACAACAGTGCTGTTACGATAAAAATAACTACTTGATGTTGTCATATGATCAAAAGTGGGGCTCCTATCCGCGTCGCAGCCACAACTTGGGCCACTTCCCCTGGTACGAATCCACCAAAGTTCCGACTTTATCGCAATGGTACAACGACATGATCCCTCGATTTGTTTGCTGCTTGTGGCAAGAAGAAACTGCCGTGGGTTGCGAAACTCTCAGATTCGAAAGACGTCCCACGCAGGACTGCGTAGCTTATCAACCTCCTGCAATCGCCGGTGTTTACGGAGACCCCCACATCATCACTTTTGATAATCTCAAGTACACGTTCAACGGCAAAGGAGAGTTTGTTTTGGTGCGTACCGAAAGCATCCGAAATCGACTGGAAGTCCAAGGAAGATTTGAACAAATGCCCTTGAATGCCTACGGAGAAGTCAGAGCTACACAGCTAACGTCGGTGGTGGCAAGAGGCAATAGCACTACAGTCATCGAAGTCAGACAAAGACCAAAAGAGGCACGGTGGAGGTACCACCTTGATGTTCTGGCAAATGGAAAAAGAGTTTACTTTGACAGGCCTTCATTGAAATTCCAACATTTCCCAG GTGTTACTGTTTATACTCCTACTTACATTTTCAATCAGTCTGAAGTTGTTGTCATGTTCGATTCCGGTGCCGGTCTTGAGGTTGTTGAAAACAGTGGATACCTTACTGCAAGAGTTTATCTCCCTTGGTCGTTTATT AATCAAACTCGAGGACTGTTCGGTAACTGGAGTTTTGACGTCTTAGATGATTTCACCCTTCCTGACGGGACCAAAACTGGAATAACGACGAACATTAACGATATGGAACGCATTTACACCGACTTTGGAATGAAATGGATCTTGGACGACGTCGGCGACGTTCAAAAGGGACGAGCTCTCTTCTACAGAGAGCACGGACAGAGCGCCTCCACCTTCAACAACAAAACATTCAAACCTGAATTCCGCATGGTACTAGAGGACTTGATTCCAGACAATCGATCCGAATATCGCAACAAAGCTTACGATCTTTGCACCGCCACCAATTATGAGTGCTTGTACGATTACGCCATGACTTACAGTAGAGACGTTGCTCACTTTACATCCAATTACAAAGCATCGATCACAACTTTGAAAGAAATCAATCAAGAAAACATCGTCTCTTGTGGCGTTCTGGAAACACCCAGATTCGGCAGAAAAGATACTTTCTTATTCGTACCAGGAACAAAAGTGACGTTCGAGTGCAGTCAAGACTTCATATTGGTGGGCGACCAAAGGAGAGAATGTATGGGGGATGGGCAATGGAACATTCCAGAATATGGATACACTGAATGTCTAC GCCAACAAGAGTATTCGTCCAGAATGGCAGCCATAACTGGAGGCATTGTGCTCGCAGTCCTTATACCAATAATACTGATAATAGGTTTCGTTGCGTTCACTTTGTTTAAACGGTTTTCAAGTGATAAAAATTCTTGGCAGTATAACGCTGCACCCTCCGGTCCGACCGCGCGTTCTAAATTATCCGCTAGACCTATCAGTCCTTCGATGTCGGACGATGCTTTTTCCCTCCGTAGTCCGGCACCAAGTGATCGGTCTAGTCTAAGTAGTACCAGCAAAAAACGAAGGAGTTATGATAAAGTTTATCGCACCCACGAACCTCTCGAAGGGTTGCCCGAGACAGAGTTCGAAGAGAAAGCTTGGGACCCGAACGAGCTGGAGTACGAACCGGACAATAAACCGTCACCGAGTCCGTCATCCGTCGTTTATTCGGAACCTTTCAATAGCAAACCCGATTTGGTCAAATTTCAGTCGAATCCAAATTTAAGTTCTCCCAAACGGTTCACTTACAATTCAGACGATTACACTGTACCGATGAAAAAGGATCGCATGAGCAGTCAAAGCAGCATAATAACTGATGTGTAG